The DNA sequence CTGCTGTGCCAATCTCTTCTCTGCAGCCAGGGCCCTCTGTGGCACAAGGTCATACAGGGTTGCAGTGGTCAGGTCAGAGGACAAACAGCGAGGGCACACCTCTGAACCGAACACAAGCCCACAGCCACTTCCGACCCGCCGCGCCCTACCTTTTCCCTGTCGCTGAGAGACGTGAACTTCCTCTGCTCCgccagctccgcctcctgcttctgcctctcctctttctgctcCTTCTCTCGCTGCTTTCTGGCGACCTTTTGCGCACGCCTCTTCTCGGCCTTCTTCAGCTCGATCTCCTCCGTCAGCGGCCCCGGGATCTGAAGCGCACGGACGTACGCgcacgttacattacattaaatgacatttatttgccagacatttttatccaaagcgacgtacaataagtgcataaacCGTGGTGCAACAAGACCTGAGAAATGAACCTTTGTATTTACCCTGAACATCCCAGAGGAATCTGATGCACTGATCATTCTACTGGGAATTTATGATTCCTGATGATTACACCAATTCAAGGGAAGTTCTTTCAGTGTTCTATTCGCATATATCAAAAACCAAGAAAGATGGTACAGTAGGCTGGCTACATCCCAAGTGATCCAGAGAatcaaataatatgaattggcCTCAGTTAGTGATGGGAAAAGTATGTCTTATGAACCTGATACTGGGTAGAGCTAGAGCTTTCATTCACTGACTTTGAACCGAGAAGAAAAGCTTGCTATGAACAGAAAAATAGTGATTGGTTCAAACCAGTGAGCTAGTGTAAACATATGGTAGCTCCACCCAGTTTTGTTGTCATGGAGCCTCATTCTCCGATCACCAGCCTCAGTAGCCCTGAAAAGGAAAATGCTGCCCAATGATCAGCTCTTTCAATCCCTGCCAACCTTTTTAAGCATAAAGTAGATTCTAACCCATGAACAGTTTCTACAGTAAGGCAGGGGTGACAACACAATGTAGGCCGGCTTATGATTCCACCTTAAAATCAGAAACCAATTTATACCCAATAAAATATGGAGATAAATTAAGTGTAATCAGCTGTTTTAATTGCTGTGGTGATGATGTAACAACGGAAATCAGAAAACCCCCTGCCTTTCCGGAACACAAAGAGGCCTCCCCTGTTCAATGAGCATCATTTCTATAAAACATGGACAAGAAGCATCATAGGACGAATGGCAaattctctcaaaaaaaaaaaaaaaccttgttcaAGCGCTCAGCAGTACGTCTGtcaacatttctgttcatttcactgACTGACAACTTTCAGTacttctatttaagtttccctacATTCGAGGACCCTCGTGGGTTTTAAAGTAGCGCAGTTACCGTGGTGACGCCTCCTCTTTACTGCAGTGTCTGCGCTGTGCTACAGAGGCCGGCCTTCTTTATTCAGCGCAGTGTCAGGACGCAGGCTCACCTGCGCTTTGCTGTAGTCGTACTTATCGGGGTGCTCAGCCATGTACTTGCGGAAGACGTTCCTGGTGTCCTTGTCAGGTGCCACGGCGTAGGGCGTCTGTCCCTTAACATCTCTGAACGCAGTGACCACAACACCCGTGACTACAGTGCAGTTCATTAACACTTaaataacaatttattattCCCATCCTTCCTGCACTTCggaaatcattttttccccataaaaaATGCAGGTATAAACCTGGGAGGTAAAAgcctgtctttttctctttcttactGGATTTCCTTTTAAGCGTctatgatgtaatgtaatgcaatggaattaaatacattttttattatggtgGAGGAGGGTGTTCCCTTAATTTTTGATTAAGCGGGTGAGTGTTCcctatatacattacattacatacctATCAGCATTAGGCAATACTTGCACAGATTagatttttacatacaatcctcATACACACCTGAATATTTACCAAAGAAATTTAGGTGAACTACCTTTCTCGAGGGTAAAACAGCATCACCCTGACTGAGaactgaacccacaacctttgaatTATAAACCCTGGACCCtgaccattatactacactgccaccccccaGTGAATCCTGCATGTTTAATCACagtacgggggtggggggtattaCCTGCACGCTGGGTCACAGCCTGCGTCCATCAGCAGCCTGACCACGCCCCGCTGAGCCGCGGCTGAAGCCACATGCAGGAGGGTGAACCCGGACGAGTCCATCTCCCGGTTCAGGAAGGCGGGGGAAGGCCGACGCCCCGGGCCTTCGTCGTCGCGCCCCTCCTCGTCCTCGCGGCCCGGCGGCCGCAGGAGGCCGCGCAGGGCGTCCAGCTGCCCCGTCTTGCAGGCGGTGTAGACGGCGTCCAGCAGGCCGTACTCCCCGCGGTCCGCGCCCGCGTCTAGGAAGGGAAGCGGAGCGCCGTTTGGTTACCCCTTCCCCGTAGGGGGCGCTGCGGGGAGAGCGACGCCGCGGTCTCACCTTCCTCCGCGCGCTGCGTCTTTTTGGCCCTCCTGGGCCTCCGCTTCGCGCGCCTCTCCTCCTCGTCCGCGTGCCCCGCCCCGTTCTGGTCCGCGCCCTCCCTCGGCTCCTCCGGCTCTATGGGTACTGAACCGCACAGACTCACGATCACGGTCCAAAAAGTTACCCTGTGCCTTTCAGACGAGTGGGTGCAGTATAACAGCACCCAATTCAATTTTGACATGGACCGGATTAAATTAAAAACGGTTTAAATGCACTATTACTCAAAGAGTGACTTTATGTTCGTTCAGACTACTCAAAAGGGTAGAGGAACGAAATGCGAAGTTTCAATATGAAAGAGATGAGGCTCGGATCACTGATAATCAGTGGAGACCACTTGCACAGACGATCGGTCAGAAATTATAAGGTTGAGCCTGGAGTGGGGGCATCTCCTCACTGCAAATCAATGAGGCAGGAACTTGATTCACACCAGTTCTATTCAGGTCATACTGCACCTGACAATTAACAGCTGAAAATCTCTAGGGAGTCCTAACACTCGATGAACACAAGGCccctgaatttttttatttgaaatgttacTTGGAGCATCTGATGCTACTATGTTTTGGGTTACCTTCCGCCCCTCTGTGtccctcttttttcttcctccggCGCCTCCTGCTGGGGTGGACCTCGAACTCGCGGAGCTCCAGAGTGTCCAGAGTCACCTCGACCTCCACCAGCTCAACGTCCCCCTCGTCTGTGCTCCCGTCCTCCTGCGGCTCTTCTCCTTCCGctgccacagggggcgctgtgggaaGCGAGGAACATAACGCATAAAGAAGAAGGGCCCGGCGTTGCCTCATTGTGTCATGTGTGCAGAGGAAAATGAGAAGCACTGAATCCTGTGAAGCAGTGAGGCAACACTGGATTCTGAACATTCTGAATCTGACTGAATCGTATTTAATTCTGCCATATATGGCATATACAAAATACACCATTACGTCTTCACTATATTTTCCATAATCTGactataaaattatgaaaattatgtgaGCGAATGAGGGACTGCTGTACGGCTCACCAGTTacaggagcagggctggtgtCTGCTGCTCCTTCTGGTCTACTGGGCTTCTTTCTCCATGCTTTCTTTGAAGGgcagaagatgctggagacATCAGTGTCTTTCCCTAAAGGACACAAATGATAATGCTCAGTAAACGCATGGCACCCCTCCACCTATAGACCACGAGGGCACTCCAATCTGTGATGCTTGGGAGGGTAAGTTAGACTCGGCGTACCGTAGATGTGTAGTGTGGAGAGGGTCGCGTGCACCCTTACGACCTCCCGAAAAGTGGCCCGGCGGGTGGCGAAAGGCAAGGTGCGAACGCGGGGGTCGTTCTTGTCAAAGGGGGCCGCCCGCCCCCCGAAAAAGATGCTGCGGTTGTAGCTGGGGGCGCGGAGGAAGATCACACTCGCCTCCTTCAGGTGCTCGGACCAACTCTCCAGCAGGTCCTGCACATCCTGGACAGACAGGGGAAAGGACGGATTCTTTCATTAAAGCACtctttcattattcattcattaaaatcacTTAGCAGCCGTTCTCAACCTGAGCGACCTACAGTAGttgaaaagcaatttaaaaataccaaTAGCATTTAATAATCctacaaatgcaaaacatttgtttggaaatttgaatacaattatataaaatactattttatttttcagaagtcAGCCAAATGCTAACCCCTGCTCTCACAAACACCTGTATACCGGCAGAAAACATCTGTAGAAATGCATGTTtgaccaaaaaacattttatataccTAGCTGCTAGTACAAGTACCTACTTTTTGTGCCTTTAGAATGAACGGGTGAGTCAATGTCATTTCTAATACTGCTTCTTTCCCCGAACTTTGATTCAGAGCATTAAAGGGACCCCACAAATACCACTAAACATTTCCCGAAGGTTCATTAACACTCTTTCCAGCTGAACATCCCTAGCCTACACAGAAAAGAAcaacaaacatatttaaaaatcacGTAAGGACTCAGCAAGCGAGGGCTGATGCAAGCAATTGTTCAGCACCAGGTGCTCCGTAAAGAGGAGGCTCAGTGGGTAACGGCTAGCGCCTTCCCTACCTTAACCAGCATAGCCTCATTGTAGCGCCGCAGCGTCGCGCCGGCAGATTTGGGCGCGTTGCCGCGGCTCTGGGAGTCCCGCAGCCCCTGAGCCGTGCCCCGCTTGGCCCGCACCGTGTACCGGTGAAACGTCTTGTGCTGCAGGACCTCTTTCCTGCGTCGGCATGGGAGTAGCATTCAACACATTCGAATGTAACTTTATTGACTAAATAAACTGAATTACAGTACCAACACAGCGTAGATTTAACACACGCTTGAGGTCTCCACATAGGCGGTGAACCAGGTTTGGCATTTAGAGGAACAACATATCCGCTCACCCCTGAAAAACGGCTCCTGCAAAGTGTCCCCCTCCAGTCATCAAAACGACCCACACAGACTTGTTACTGAAACTCAGCAAGGTAGGAACCAggtcctccacctcctccatctGGAGGACGGGCAGAGAGATGAGGCGTTAATCTCCACCCACTGGATGAAGGCAGTGCCACCCACACAGAACCGACAACAACAGTTTGCACGGTAAATTACAGCATTTCATATGAAACGCGtagcaatgtttttttgcaAGCATTTCATTTAGTCTGTGTGTAAAATGAACTCTCAATAACACTGTTTTTTACGCACAGAAATtcccaaaaataattacaatgcgAATTGATTTCAAAAATCTATTTGCAATTTGCCTGCTGCCATATATTATTTGGCCAACTGAATGTGACATAAATTGTTTTCCAATTCAGCATTGCAGCCAAACAAGTATGGATATTTAATCTGAGCATATTGCATATTCTCTTTCTGTCAGAACTGTAAAATTACCtcattttcagccttttttgtatttaaagtcATGCGATCCTCCTGTTGCTGTACTGTTTGTACCTTACAATTGCAGTACGATTACAGTAAACCATCTTGGAAGCTCATTAGGGCATCATGTTATTTCTCTCAGTTGGCTTTCAAAATCAGGCCTGACATCATGTATGTTTACCCTCaataaatactgttttaaaaatccTCAAGCcacttctaaataaaaaatggcaaatatcTAGCAAGCTGAAACAGCTTTACCCGACTAAGTGAACGGAGATACACAAAGCCTCTTGCTGTTGTTTAGAACTGGTTCCGTTGTGCCAGACTCGGCTAAACTGAATGTTGAAAAGCTTGTCATTTTTTTgggggctttttcagctttattagacaggatagtgtagagagacaggaggaactaggaggagagagagggagagacatgcgaAGGTCGGCGGTCGGACTTGAACCGCCAACGTCGCGGGtcgcaatgagcatgtggacagtgctctatGGGCTACGCCACTGGAGGCccctgtcattttttatttttaactgcattGATTGTGTAATGACTGAGTTGCAAAAGCTGATTAAATACCATCTATTTCCATCTCTGAGATTATAGCGAATTGTACAGTGAGTTATGAAACGTATAACTAAAACTACGAAAATGAGCAAATGATTGCCTTTAGGACCATACTGAACATACTTTCCTTTCCTTTAAGTAATTTAACAATGACCATTCAAAGCCACATGCACTTCCCAGAGCTTCTATATTTAAGATGAAACCCACCTTCTTATTCTGCAGGACACAGCGATACACAGACAGGTACTTTCCCTGAGCATTCTGGAAGACCACCCTGGGGCTCAGGCGGCTGAGGGGATCCTCCATTTTAACAGGGCTCTCAGTCCCACCAGAGGCCGGGTCCTCAACACCACGGGAACACCGATCGCTGCCCGAATCCGTGTCCTCGGAGTCTGAGCCTGAGATGCTGGACATATCACCTGCACAGAAAGCAGCATACTGTATGTTGGCCTTCAGCAAGAATTCACGAACAAGGAAATAAACAGGCGTAAACTGACCTAACTTACAGTACTCTCTTCCGTTATTATTTTTCGCGGTTTCCTGCCTCCTAATGCTTGGGTCTCACCTGCTCCCGTCTTCCTCTCAAACTCCTCAGCCGTGGCCGGGCTTCGCCCCACCAGCCTCTGTCTCAGGTTGAAGCGGTGCCAGTCCAGTTTGTAGTGCTCTGTCTGCCGAAACCAGAAGATCAGGTGGGTCAGGCGGCCAAATGCCTCGGCAACTTATTAGTGACACGCGTGAGTGGATGAACGAgcgacaggggccctcaaaaaatattagaacggGATTTTCTGGGGTGCTGGGGCCCATTATGGGCTCTTTCCATCTGGCCCAAAATCCCCGGTGGATTGGCACCCCTATGAGCGAAAGcgtgcgcgcacgcgcacacacacacacacacacacacacacacacaggcacgcacacacaggcgcacacacacacacacacacacacacacaggcacacatgggCATCTTCCCTCTAGTTTGTCATACTCAGAACCCCACTGCCCACCATTCAATACCCATTCCATCCTTGTTAAACTGTTGGAAAGTACAGGCATCAAAAAATTAGCTCCATTTTTAGAATTGAGGCCAATACCATTTCTCTGACAAAAGTAGTAAGAATGCACCCTCAAAAACAGGTGCCCATTAAAGGTCCATTCATCAAAGTGGGAAAAGTCAACATCGCACACTTCTCTCCATGcagctaaaaacattttttggcgCCAGCATAGGATCTACTGTAATCTTTGTAAGATTATCTTAATGTGAGTTCCAAGATGTGCAAAACAAAccaaatctgtcattatgctacGTAATAGTAGGATACTGTAGGATACTCTTTCATCGATCTTGAGATTGTTTGTATGTCAATTTTTAACATCCTCCACGCTTATTTAGTAATGATCACTAACTGGATGATTTTACTGTCTTTCACTGATAAATACCTCATAAATTGTCCCTTATTTGCCTGTGCTGAATGGTGAAAGTCTGAATTTAGCAACCGATCTATAGGGGCACCTGGAGAGTAACTGATGAAGTCAAGGTTGTCGGTCACATGCTTGAGATTAACTCTGGGTTTAATTATGACAGACACAGCCGGTGGAGATTCTGGTACACCCACCTGCTCTTCACGGCTGTCAAAGGGACACTGACAGGCTGAACAAAACATCCTGTCTGAGACCTCCCCAACAGGAACACCCTCTGCCTTCTTTTCATCCAAATGACTCTTTTCCCAGAGAAAGTCCCCCACATCTAAGTTGCACAGAAATACAAAGGAAAGAAATGCCTTTTGGAGTTTGAACCTTATACATTactgcagcagcacagtaaAAATATGCTCAGTCCATAGATATCTGCGTTCAAAACTGCAGCTGCAATTTGCAGGCGTCTACAGTACGCCAGGTCATAAATGAAACAACGGGTTCGTATCAACTGACTCGCTCAAACCTTCATTATTAGATGTACTGTCGTCAGGTAGGGGTGGCTCCTGGACAGCAAGAATCTCTCGAATCCCCTCTAGCAGTGACTGGTCTTGAAGGCAATCGAACAGGGTGCAGTATTCTGGAACTGCTGTCATGATGAACTGAAACAGAATCTCTTTGGTCATGCATTGATAAAACGAGGAAAACGAGATTATCTGTGAAAATttcatacagtgagcaccataattcattggacagtggcacattttttgttattttggttctgtactctagcactttgagtttgaaagggtaaaatgacaatgaggttgaagtgcagactgtcagctttaatttgagggtattttcatccatatcggatgaaccgtttagaaatgacagcaccttttgtacatgatcccccccattttcgggcatcaaaaaatattggacagtttaacataatgtagaataaagtaatcatttttaatatttggtcgcctatcctttgcctgcaatgactgcttgaagtctattatggtgctcactgtatatgtcCCACAGCCGGGGGCAGCTTGTGACACTCAAATTTCAACATATTCATTCCCGATTGACCAAGCAGCCAACTGGCTAGCTTCAGCTATACAAATTCATAGGGTTTGTTAGGCGTATGTTATATTTAACTGGCGGCTAAACAACGTAAAAGTTAAGAATACTATTTAAAAGAACCTAAGACATGTCACGTGTCTGCCAATAACGTCGCCACTACCTAGCTGGTCTAGTTGGCTTATAGATGAAGCAAGGGCTTGATATGCAACGTGATTATCAGTTTGAGAAATGTAACAACGGCTGGACTGCGCTTAAATCGCAAAATGCAAGCTAGCAGCTATGCTACCCAACATTATAAATCCATCCAACGTTAGCGCCAGCTGGATAGCACGTTAATTTCATCACAAAATATATAGCAAATGTCAATTAATGTTACCTCTACTGCCACGAGGTTGCTGAAGTCCTatcccagctaatagtttgagTTTGCACAGAGGTTTTAGACACGCTTGTTACGATGTTCGTAACTTTGAGAAGTCAAAGGTACTGAGCTGGTCAAGTTAGACTTCCACAAAAACTGCAAGCTGGCAGTGGTGACAGAAATATCTCTACTACTAAAAACAGACATCTGCCTATCTATACTTCCGTGAAGCCAGAAGAAAGTTTCTGGCAACAATTAGGCACTTCCGGTAATgtgatttcaaaataaaagtacctTGAATGGGTGTTTCGTGTAATGTGTATTCAGAAAAATGCTTACTAAATATTAAGTATTAAATCATTAATAAACAAGATATGTTTCATTTACATGTCACCAATTGAATATGTTTATTATATTAAGTCTAATTAACAAGGTTAATCATGACAGTGAAATAGTTTGCTTGATGTAAccttataaaaatgaaagactaATACCAGATCTTGTAGTGGGCAGTATGAGAACTTGGCCGCTTTCAATACAGAAAAGCAAATAATCAACTAAATGACACAGCTATGCTCAATATcatagtattttatttatttaacattttttagaTTCTTTGTACAAAActctttagaaaatattttgcattcataAGATCAGTTTTAAAGACAGTCTAGTATGATACGCTAACACtgttacagcaaaaataaagtaGGCATTGAGAAGGTTGCTGAAAACGAGAATTCATAGCACCTATGAAAACGGAGGTTATTAAGAGAGCAAAGGCACTGGCAACGATTTGCTAAGACTGCCTGAAGTTGGTCGTTTTGAGGTGACAGCCCAGACAATAACCAAAGCCACATTttcctctgattggttgtttctGTGCCTACGTCAAAGCTGTCGGTTGTGGTTGGCTTCAGTTTATGTTCATCACAACAGTAACTGACAGTAGATCCCAATGTATTTTGCAAAACGAAACCAAATCTTACTAATTGAGAAAAAGAAGACGGAATAAAATAAGCTGCTGGGCTAGCCAGGTTATACATCTTGAACAATCAGGTTCTTAATAGCGTCAAGGTAAGGATTAAAGGACCATCGTAACACGAAACGACTAATATTATACTAGCGTTGTTCCTGTTTGGTAGAATTACAGGACCCGAGGGTGTAAcgcttgtttttgtttacgcttgtttttgttttatgtgaaacaaaataaatatatgacatTAGCTAAATGGCTTTACAATGTGTTGCAATTCTAGCTTGGCATATAGCTTGCTAGAATACAAAATGACCGGTCGTTTAGCAATGTAAAACACAGTAATTCTGGGGTATTTGGTAGTTcatcataaaaacaaagaaatggtaTTGTGTACGTATCGCTAACATTCATTAGCAATCGTATCGATGTGCTTTCAGTATGTGTTGAGAACGTTTCTATTTGAACAATTATTTATTGCCGCATTTCTGTTTTAACCACAGACGCAGTGAATGTCAGCTCAGCAGCAGCTGAGATCAGAGGTGGTTCTAATTTGGAATGGAGGTATACTAAGGGCGTCTAAACTATATCCATTGAACTGGAGCTTAGATTTATCAAGTGTTTAATGTCGGTAGTTATTAAATGAACAATTTAGGTGTCCGCATGGTAGCCTACAGGCTGAGTAGGAAAAAATAACCGAATGGCCTAACTCTCATTACTTTGCGACGTGTTTGTTTCTTGTTATATAACATAACTGAACTCAAGGCTACGTTGTTATTCTGTAACGTTTCAAAGATCCACAAATCGATAGCTTTTGTTACCTACCGTGTAGGCTACTAAGGCTACACATCTGTGTCGATGCTTATTTGGTTTTCCTTTCGCTTAACGCGGGTTTGGTATTGCGAAAGATCACAACTACAAAGTCTGACACGCGGCCCTCATTCCCGAATACCCTCTAAAAGTGCATATTGACTCAAAAAATGTCTTCTCTCCTCATTCGTGTACATTTCTAAAGGAATACATGAAGGCCAATTCTATTTCGCAATGAAGTTGTACAACCACGGAGCGTACTGTCATGTGTCTTAGCTGCTTTGCACGGGTACTAAAAGACATGCGCACAGAAAGAAGCATGTCACCTCTGACAGCGGAACAACGACAGTGTTGTCCGTAATATCCGTGAGCGTATAATTTTGATTATACCATGATTTATTTGCATGATGCGACCGGGTAATTATATGTTTGGTGAAAAGTTATTGATAGGTATAAGCAACCCTCTGAATGAAAACTTCCCATTCTCTGAGTCAGACTTTTTTCTACAGCAATTATATTACAATCTGTTTTTAGGGTACTGtacttattttagtttttacacTTTgaatatttgttatatttttatattgctgGCACGTGGA is a window from the Anguilla anguilla isolate fAngAng1 chromosome 3, fAngAng1.pri, whole genome shotgun sequence genome containing:
- the ankzf1 gene encoding ankyrin repeat and zinc finger domain-containing protein 1 isoform X2; protein product: MTAVPEYCTLFDCLQDQSLLEGIREILAVQEPPLPDDSTSNNEDVGDFLWEKSHLDEKKAEGVPVGEVSDRMFCSACQCPFDSREEQTEHYKLDWHRFNLRQRLVGRSPATAEEFERKTGAGDMSSISGSDSEDTDSGSDRCSRGVEDPASGGTESPVKMEDPLSRLSPRVVFQNAQGKYLSVYRCVLQNKKMEEVEDLVPTLLSFSNKSVWVVLMTGGGHFAGAVFQGKEVLQHKTFHRYTVRAKRGTAQGLRDSQSRGNAPKSAGATLRRYNEAMLVKDVQDLLESWSEHLKEASVIFLRAPSYNRSIFFGGRAAPFDKNDPRVRTLPFATRRATFREVVRVHATLSTLHIYGKDTDVSSIFCPSKKAWRKKPSRPEGAADTSPAPVTAPPVAAEGEEPQEDGSTDEGDVELVEVEVTLDTLELREFEVHPSRRRRRKKKEGHRGAEVPIEPEEPREGADQNGAGHADEEERRAKRRPRRAKKTQRAEEDAGADRGEYGLLDAVYTACKTGQLDALRGLLRPPGREDEEGRDDEGPGRRPSPAFLNREMDSSGFTLLHVASAAAQRGVVRLLMDAGCDPACRDVKGQTPYAVAPDKDTRNVFRKYMAEHPDKYDYSKAQIPGPLTEEIELKKAEKRRAQKVARKQREKEQKEERQKQEAELAEQRKFTSLSDREKRALAAEKRLAQQMTSTGTEFTNTR
- the ankzf1 gene encoding ankyrin repeat and zinc finger domain-containing protein 1 isoform X1, giving the protein MTAVPEYCTLFDCLQDQSLLEGIREILAVQEPPLPDDSTSNNEDVGDFLWEKSHLDEKKAEGVPVGEVSDRMFCSACQCPFDSREEQTEHYKLDWHRFNLRQRLVGRSPATAEEFERKTGAGDMSSISGSDSEDTDSGSDRCSRGVEDPASGGTESPVKMEDPLSRLSPRVVFQNAQGKYLSVYRCVLQNKKMEEVEDLVPTLLSFSNKSVWVVLMTGGGHFAGAVFQGKEVLQHKTFHRYTVRAKRGTAQGLRDSQSRGNAPKSAGATLRRYNEAMLVKDVQDLLESWSEHLKEASVIFLRAPSYNRSIFFGGRAAPFDKNDPRVRTLPFATRRATFREVVRVHATLSTLHIYGKDTDVSSIFCPSKKAWRKKPSRPEGAADTSPAPVTAPPVAAEGEEPQEDGSTDEGDVELVEVEVTLDTLELREFEVHPSRRRRRKKKEGHRGAEVPIEPEEPREGADQNGAGHADEEERRAKRRPRRAKKTQRAEEDAGADRGEYGLLDAVYTACKTGQLDALRGLLRPPGREDEEGRDDEGPGRRPSPAFLNREMDSSGFTLLHVASAAAQRGVVRLLMDAGCDPACRDVKGQTPYAVAPDKDTRNVFRKYMAEHPDKYDYSKAQIPGPLTEEIELKKAEKRRAQKVARKQREKEQKEERQKQEAELAEQRKFTSLSDREKRALAAEKRLAQQMTSTGTEFTNTRRCWQCGESLLGKIPFEYLHFSFCTPRCVQLHRKAKASDTKP